Proteins encoded by one window of Salvia splendens isolate huo1 chromosome 7, SspV2, whole genome shotgun sequence:
- the LOC121810649 gene encoding AT-hook motif nuclear-localized protein 26-like, with product MDHFNTRDHFNLQHQFHHNSEDEQGHSPALNMGLNRDGGNTDSATKDGGSASTGEGDMSASNRRPRGRPAGSKNKAKPPIIISRDSANALRTHVMEVADGSDIMDAVASFARTRQRGVCIMSGTGNVTNVTLRQPGSPGGAVVTLHGRFEILSLAGSFLPPPVPPAATGLTVYLAGGQGQVVGGSVAGQLLASGPVIIMTASFSNAAYERLPLENEENNGIQGQGNSPPQIMADPSLFQGMPPPNLLNTLQMPNEEFWATGRPPF from the coding sequence ATGGATCACTTCAACACAAGAGATCACTTCAACCTGCAGCACCAATTCCATCACAACTCGGAAGATGAGCAAGGCCACTCACCGGCCCTAAACATGGGGCTGAACAGAGACGGGGGCAACACCGACTCCGCCACCAAGGACGGCGGCAGCGCCTCTACAGGCGAGGGCGACATGTCGGCCAGCAACCGCCGCCCCCGCGGCCGCCCCGCCGGATCGAAGAACAAGGCGAAGCCGCCGATCATCATCTCCCGCGACAGCGCCAACGCCCTCCGGACGCACGTCATGGAGGTCGCCGACGGAAGCGACATCATGGACGCCGTTGCCAGCTTCGCCCGCACCCGCCAGCGCGGCGTATGCATCATGAGCGGCACCGGCAACGTCACCAACGTCACCCTCAGGCAGCCCGGCTCGCCCGGGGGCGCTGTGGTCACGCTGCACGGCCGCTTCGAGATCCTGTCCCTGGCGGGATCCTTCCTGCCCCCGCCCGTCCCACCTGCTGCCACGGGGCTGACAGTGTACCTGGCGGGTGGGCAGGGGCAGGTGGTTGGGGGCAGCGTGGCCGGGCAGCTCCTGGCGTCCGGGCCGGTCATAATCATGACGGCGTCGTTTAGCAACGCGGCGTATGAGAGATTGCCGCTTGAGAATGAGGAGAATAATGGAATACAAGGGCAGGGGAATTCGCCGCCGCAGATTATGGCCGACCCGTCGTTGTTTCAAGGGATGCCGCCGCCGAATCTGCTCAACACGTTGCAGATGCCCAATGAGGAGTTTTGGGCCACCGGAAGGCCACCGTTCTAG